One Mustelus asterias chromosome 10, sMusAst1.hap1.1, whole genome shotgun sequence DNA window includes the following coding sequences:
- the LOC144500061 gene encoding uncharacterized protein C11orf87 homolog, whose translation MSARIHKALPLSLSSCAGNRNFSHNNGTCVTEVGKLIYSFSATVVLIVLVTLIFGVIAVSLLTFHFHKSKMKKRKMQRAQQEYERDQGSPEAAKGSPPERGSAVMLSPAPRAAAAAAPCSHSNTHTLHPGPGAGEPQSDPHCTDTPRKPLFQSMLL comes from the coding sequence ATGAGTGCCAGGATACACAAAGCTTTGCCGCTCTCTCTGTCCTCTTGCGCTGGAAACAGGAACTTTTCTCACAACAATGGCACCTGTGTCACCGAGGTGGGAAAGTTAATCTACTCCTTCTCGGCCACTGTGGTTCTCATCGTGTTAGTGACGCTGATATTCGGCGTGATCGCCGTCTCCCTGCTCACCTTTCACTTTCACAAGAGCAAAATGAAGAAGCGGAAGATGCAGCGGGCCCAGCAGGAGTACGAGCGCGACCAGGGCAGCCCCGAGGCGGCCAAAGGCTCCCCGCCGGAGAGGGGGAGTGCGGTGATGCTGAGCCCGGCTCCtcgggcagcagcagcagcagctccctgtagccacagtaacacacacacactgcaccccggCCCGGGGGCAGGAGAACCGCAATCGGACCCTCACTGTACGGACACTCCGAGGAAGCCGCTCTTCCAATCCATGCTTTTGTAA